GACAATTCTGGTGGTGGAATGAGTGCAAAGATGACACCAGCGGCCGTCTTGATTATTCAAAATGGGGTGACAAAATTAGTGAATGTCCGAAATCAAGATGCCATTTCAAAGATTCTTGATATGGTTCCTGATTTAATTCATCGCTTTACAGGAAAAGATGAAGTCTCCGTTGAAGCTACACAAAAGGCAGAGGAAATGGCGGAAGAATTAAAGTCCTAATGAAGGGGAAATGCTTTGGTATAGTTAAAAACTATATCAGGGCATTTTTTATTGGGATTACTCAAATCTCTTGCAAAGTGTTACGATACTTTCAAGAAGAGATATGGAGGAACAAAAAATGAGTATTCAAAATTTACATACAACACCTCATCGCTATGATGTGGTGGGAAGCTTTTTACGACCAGAGAGATTAAAAGAGGCAAGAGAAAAGTTTGCCAAGGGAGAAATTGATACAGCTGTCCTAAAAAAGGTGGAGGACGAGGAGATTGTTGAACTTGTCAAAAAGCAAAAGGCAGCAGGACTAAAGGTAATTACTGATGGAGAATTTCGAAGAGCCACTTGGCATCTTGACTTTATGTGGGGATTTGACGGCATTAACCACAAGCCGACAGAAACAGGCATTCCATTTCACGATGAGCAGGCCTTGATTGATGATACTTTTTTGGTAGGAAAATTGGGACTGAAAAAAGAGCATCCATTTGTAGAACATTTTCGCTTTGTCAAGGCACTGGAAGATGAGGAGACAGTGGCGAAGTTGACGATTCCATCGCCAGCACAGTTTTTGGAGCAATTGATTATACCTATTAATGTAGATAGCACAGAAGAAGTTTATTCGACAAGAGAGGAAGTCATTCAGGAGATAGCTAGGATTTATCATGAGTTTTTTGCACAGGTCTATGCAGCAGGTTGTAGAAATATTCAGCTTGATGATTGTTCTTGGGGTGTGGTTGTTGATCCGAGGGCACTTCTTATTTTTGGCACAGATGAGGCTGGACTTGAGCAAATAAAAGAAGATTTGCTCCGTGTCAACAATCTGGCTATTGAGGGAAAGCCAGAGGATTTAGTGGTGAACACCCATATTTGTAGGGGCAACTTCCACTCTACTTGGGCTTGTACGGGAGGATATGATGCTGTGGCAAAGACTTTGTTTGCAAGAGAAAATGTTAATGCCTACTTTCTTGAGTTTGATGATGAGCGAAGTGGTGGATTTGAGCCACTTCAGGCAGTCTCTGGCGAGAAGAAAGTCGTGTTGGGACTGATTACAACCAAGTCACCAAAGTTAGAGGACAAAAAGGCAGTAATTGAGAGAATTTATGAGGCAGCAAAGTATGTGCCACTGGAGAGGCTCTATTTAAGTCCACAATGTGGTTTTGCTTCCTGCGAGATTGGAAATAAGCTCACAGAAAAAGAGCAATGGGCAAAGATTGCACTAGTCAAGGAAATTGCACAGGAGGTATGGGGAATAGAAGAATAGAAGAATAAGGGAGATGTCTAGTTTGATAAAAACTAGGCATTTTTTCTTGCACAAAAAGCAGAATCATCATACAATAAAAATAGTTGGAAATAGGATACAGGGGGTGGCGATGATGAGGAAAAAGGTAAGAACATTGTCAATACTTAGTTTAATCGCAATGGTTAGTTTTTCAATGACAAGCTACGCTGGAACATGGAAACAGGATGCAGGAGGCTGGCATTGGCAACAAAAAAATGGAGGATACGCCAGGGGCTGTTGGAAGAATATCAACAGTAAGTGGTATTACTTCCATTCAAGTAGCTACATGGCCAAGAGTGAATGGATCAATAATTACTATGTTGGTCCAGATGGTGCAATGTATACGCAGAGTTTGACGCCCGACGGCTATATGGTCGATGCACAGGGCAAGTGGATACAGGGCTATTATTGTAAGAACTTGACGGAACGCTATAATCCAAGTATGGCTTGGTGCAATATAAAGGATATAAAAAGTATTTCCGATGGCTATGAGGCAGTGGTGGAGGTTGTTGGTGGAGCTGACAATACCAATACAGCCAATCCCTATAAGACCATTATTCGCATTAGAAAAGATGCGATTGTCCATTGGCAGGGAGAAAAGGAAAAGACAATGTCGATGGAGGGCTATGTCCATCAGCAAAAAAAGACAACGAAAATTCTTCGCTTTGACAATGCAACAATGGATAAAAGAGGATATGTCCATACTTTTTTTGACGGAATGTATGACTAAATTGTAGATGAATGGGGGAAATATGGAAGAAAAGATAAAGTATAGAATTGGATTTTTGGTTCTATGTTTGGCACTTTTATTTTTTATTGCTTTGCAATATCTTGATGTTTTGAGTGGGGCAATGGTCAGCAAAGATTCTTGGCTAAAGAAGAATTATTTATTCCTTGCCGTGGGAGTGATGGTTGTTTTTGGCGGATTTGGTGCATGGTTACTCAAAGAAGGAGAGAAAAGACTTTGGGTAATCTATGCACCACTTGTGTTGATTTTGGGGATCTTTTATCTTTTTGTCTTGCCACCACTTTCTGCACCTGATGAAATTAGTCACTATATTAGTGCTTATCAGTTGTCCAATCGCTTGATGGGAAAGCAGGCGACCTATCAAGATGGTCATGTTTTGATTCGTGCACAGGATTTATTTTTGGAGGATGTGCAGGGCGACTATGAATTTAAGGACAAAATTGGAACATTAGAAAAGCCGCTGGACAAGGAAAATAAAGAAAAGGAATCGGTGGTTTTATCCAGAGTGCTCGATGAGGGGGCGTATCGCTTAATTCATCAAGTTGGTCTTTCGGGGCGTGGCAATGCAGACACCAAGGACTTGCCAGAAGATGCCCTTGCACTCTCTCAATTTCCACCTGTGATCACTACGCCGATTGCCTATTTTCCACAGGCTTTAGGAATTAGTTTGGCAAGAATTGGCAATATGAATAGTCTTGGGCTTGCCTATATGGGAAGGTTTTTTAATTTGCTCTTTTTTGTCTTCATTACAACATTGACTATAAAGATTTTACCTGTATATAAAGAGATCTATTTTGGAGTCAATTTGCTTCCTATGGTGTTGCATTTGGCAGCTTCTTTTTCCTATGATGCTTACATTTTATCGCTCTGGGGGCTGTATATTGCGATCTGTCTTTGGTTGGCCTTAGAAAAAGAGAAAGTCAGTGTAAAAGATGTCGCCCTTTTGGCCATTATTGTGGCTCTTGCAGGTCCATGCAAGATGGTCTATGCTCCACTAATGGGGGTTGCTCTTTTTATTCCTGTAAAAAAATTTGGGGGAATAAAAAAGATGCTACTGGCTGGAGGAGTGGTCTTTTTGTTTTGGGCTGTGGCAATGTATTTGGTCAATCACCAAGTGATTACCAATTATGCAGTGGAAACACAAAGTTATGTCGGTTGGGCAAAGGAAGAGGGGTATTCCTTACAATATTCTTTGCATCATCCATTTCAGACGCTAAAGGTCTTTTACCAAAGCTGGGTGAGTCAGGGCGATTTTTATCACCGCACAATGATTGGTGGCTACCTTGGAAATATGGACCCTATCTTAGACATTCCCTATATTGTTGTTCTTGGATTTAGTGCTTGTCTTTTGGTTCTTGGACTGCGCCAGAGTGAGGAGAAGATGGTCTTTTCAAAGAGGAATCGAATCTGGATATTTTTGATGGTGGGAATGTGCATTTTTTTGGTTCAATTTTCGATGCTGATTGCTTGGACACCGATTAGTTCAAAGTATATTCAGGGGGTTCAGGGAAGATATTTTCTTCCTTGTTTGCCACTGATTTTGATGGCATTAAAAAACAAAAAAGTAATATTACAAAAGTGTTACAAAAATATTGTGTTAGTATTAATGCTATTTGGGAATTGCTACGCATTATGCCGTATTTTCAGTATTGTCTGTTTAAGGATATCGAACTAAAACTGTTTGTAAATTGTCATAGAATTGTAATTGTATATCTGCTACGAATGGAGTATGATACTAAGGAAACTAGTTGGATAAAGGTGGGAGGCAAATCATGAAGAAATTGAATTTAGTAAAAAAAGTCTCTGCTTTTATGTTGTCAGCAGCAATGCTCTTTGGTGTAGGCTATGCCGTCAGTGGATTTTCGTCATTGACAAGTTATGCAGCAGAAATTCAGGCAAAAGCATCCATTCAATCAGCTCTTGTTACAGCAGATAAGCAGAATATCCAGATTAAGGCGACGACATCGGGAGATATGACGGGCACAGATGGGCAGTTTTATCTCTTTGAGACGCAGTCTTATCGTCAGAGCTTAGATGGAAGGTCAGACTACTTGGCAAAGATTTCCACAGGAAGTTCTACAACCAATATTCCTCTCAACAGAGGAAAAGCAGATGATCGCCTCTACAGTAGTTTTGTCGTTGCTGTGTACGATGGTTCAAAGTACATTCCAGTGAGTGAAGTTCACTATGTGACAAACCCTGAAGTGGTTGCACCAAATCAGGTTGCGTTTAATCAGCCATTGACTAAAAAGGGATTAAACATTGAGATCAATATGCTCGGTGATGCATTTGAGCTTGGTGTAAAGCATGTGGCAACCAATATCACATTTGACCAGATTATGGGTCAAGGAATTGACTTTACTTATGATGGAAAGACCTATCACTTTAATAAGTCGGTGATTGAGCAATATGATAAGACCATTTCTGCTCTTTCGGGAAAGGGAATGACCGTTACCGCCATCTTATTAAATGGGTACAATGCCAATGAGCCGGATTTGTTCCAGCCAGGAACACAAAAGACGGACAAGGCAGCCTACTATCTGTTTAATGCAGAGACAGAGGCAGGATTTGAAAAGACGAGAGCCATTGCCGCATTTCTTGCACAGCGCTACAATGGAAGCAATGCCAGCCAAGGCAAGGTTTCCAACTGGATTATTGGAAATGAGATTAATAATCAATATTGGAACTATGTTGGACCAAAGGATCTGACAGCCTATGTGCGCAGCTATGAAAAGGCCTTTCGACTTTTCTACACAGCCATTAAGAGCACAAGTGCCAATGACCGTGTGTACTATTCTCTCGATTACAACTGGAACAATCCAGAGGAGAAGAATGGTCAGACAAAGTATGGCGGCAAGGAGATTGTCGATTCCTTTAATTCTCAGGTAATGGCCAAGGGAGACATTGCGTGGGGATTATCCTATCACCCATATCCATTCCCAATGACTGAGCCGGAATTTTGGGATGATGTAAAGACTGGAAAGTTTAGCAATGATGAGAATTCCCAGGTGATCAACTTTGCAAACTTAGGTACTTTGACTGACTATTTCAAAAAGAGTGCACTTTCAGCACCAGATGGAAAACCAAGACATATTATTCTTACCGAGCAGGGATTTACAGCGACATCGGCAACTAGAGGAGATGTTGAGCAATTGCAGGCAGCAGCTTATGCCTACAGCTATTATCTTGTTGATTCCAATCCGCTAATTGATGCTTATATTTTGAGCCGTCAAGTGGATGCACCTGTGGAAGTAAGAAGTGGACTTTCCTTTGGTCTTTGGAAATGTGATATGAGCAAGGGAGATCAGATTGTAGCCACACAGAGAAGAAAGATTTGGGCCGTATTTAAGAATATTGATAAGAAGTCAGAGACGCTTGAAAATACAGCATTTGCAAAGTCACTGATTGGTATTCAAAAGTGGTCTGATGTCGTTCCAAACTTTAAGTGGAGAGCATTAGAAAAATAAGAAGATGATCAATGAATGGGCGATGGAGTAGACATCGCCCATTCAGTTTATTTATGAGATAAAGCAAAAGGGAGCTTTCAAGTATAAAACTTGAAAACTCCCTCTTTATTTAAGTTCCATCTTTATCTATTAAGCACGCTCAACAAGACCTGAACGTAATGCTGAGGTAGAAACCCAAACTCTCTTGGTATTTCCGCCAGCAGTCTTAATTCTGACCTTCTTAAGGTTTGGCTTCCACATCTTGTTACCACGTCTGTGAGAGTGGCTGACAGTATTACCAAATAGAACAGACTTTCCAGTTACTGAACACTTTGCCATAAACGATTACACCTCCTTAAATGCGCTCGGATTCGGATTCAAAAAATCCATAACAAAGCTATGATAACAGAAAGAGCAAGTTTTTGCAAGCAAAAAATCATTTCCGTAGATAGAAGATGTGTGGCAGAGGATGAGCTATTGCAAAAAGCATAAAATATAGTATAATAGATAGTGCACAATCAATTTTTATCTCTGCACATCTATGGCAGGGAAGGAGCAGATATGGACAATGGAGTATTGAATAACACATTGGGCGATGTGATGATTAGCCCAGATGTGATTGCGTTATACGCTGGATTGCAGGCGGTGGAGTGCTTTGGCATTGTGGGAATGGCTGCAATTAGTGTTCGAGACGGATTGGTGAAATTGTTAAAGAGAGAAAGTCTTACCAAGGGGGTAAAGGTTTCGATCAAAGACAATCAGCTAAGTATTGATTTTCATGTGATTATTGCCTATGGGGTAAATATTCATGCGGTATCCGATAATTTAATTGAAAATGTAAAGTATCGTGTGGAGTTATTTACAGGAATGAAAGTAGAACAGGTCAATATCTTCGTGGAAGGCGTCAGAGTAATCGATTAAGGAGGGAAATCTGTGGAACAGATAGATGTAGTGCTTCTAAAGCGGGCGTTTTTATCGGCAGCCCAAAACTTAGAGGCAAAAAAGGACTGGATCAATGAATTAAATGTATTTCCCGTGCCCGATGGAGATACGGGAACAAATATGACCATGACCATTCTTGAAGCTGCAAAGGCTGTGGCTGCTGCAGATAATGATATGACAGCAGTAGCTAGAGCGATTGCTTCGGGTTCACTGCGAGGAGCAAGGGGAAATTCGGGTGTAATTTTGTCACAGCTTTTGCGTGGCTTTACCAAGGTCATTCAAGATGCAAAGCAAATTGATGTGATGTTATTGGCTGCTGCAATGGAAAGGGCGACGGAGACAGCCTATCATGCTGTGATGAAGCCAAAAGAGGGAACAATTTTGACTGTGGCCAAGGCAATGAGTGAGAGAGCCATTGAGCTTGCACAAGAAAGCGATGACATTGTCGAGTTTTGTGCACAGGTGATGAACCGAGGAGATGAGGTATTGGCTCAGACACCACAGATGCTTCCTGTCCTCAAGCAGGCAGGAGTTGTAGATTCTGGTGGTCAGGGATTGATGGAAGTAGTCAGGGGAGCGTTTTATGCTCTCAGTGGAAAAGAAGTTTCTGCGGACTTTTTAAAGGAAAAGTCAATAGTGGTCAAAGAGAATGCAGAAAATGTGGACACCGCTCATCTTTCCACTTCAGATATTCACTTTGGCTATTGTACAGAATTTATTATTCATCTGAATAAACCAATGCCTTTAGAGGAGGAGGATCAATTGAAGGACTTTTTGTCTTCGATTGGTGATTCTATCGTGTGTGTGGCCGATGAAGATGTGGTCAAAATTCATGTGCACACCAATGATCCAGGGCTTGCCCTTCAAAGGGCATTGACTTATGGTGCACTCTCAAGAATTAAAATTGACAACATGAGACAGGAACATCATGAGCGACTCATTAAGGACGCACAGCGTGTGGCGATGGAGCAAAAAAAGGCGGATGAAGAGAGAAGAAAGCCGAGGAAAAAATATGGCTGTATCAGCGTCTGTGCGGGTTCAGGATTAAGTGAAATTTTTAAGGGAATTGGGGTTGACGAGGTGATTGAAGGCGGTCAGACCATGAACCCAAGCACGGAAGATATCTTGCAGGCCATTGAAAAAGTCAATGCAGATCATATTTTTATTTTTCCAAATAATAAAAATATTATTCTTGCAGCAAAACAGGCAGCAGAGGTTGTTCAGGACAAAAAGGTCTATGTGGTGGAGACAAAGACTATTCCACAGGGAATTACCGCAATGCTTGGATTTATGCCAGAGAGTGAACCGGAAGAAAATCTAGAGGAAATGACTCAGCAGATGAAGACCATTTCTAGCTTGCAAGTGACCTATGCAGTGCGAGATACCAGCATTGACGGAGTTCAAATCCACAAGGGGGATGTGATGGCCCTTGGCGATCAGGGCATACTCAGTGCAGGTGAGGAAATCAATACCGTTATTCTTGAGGCATTAAAGACAGTTGTTACACAAGATAGTGAGCTGTTGAGCATTTACTATGGGGAGGATAGGAAAGAAGATGAGGCAAAAGCTTTATCTAGTGAGATTCAAAAGGCATATCCATCCCTAGAGGTAGAACTTCACCTGGGAAATCAGCCAGTCTATTACTATATTATTTCGGTGGAATAAAATGCTACAAGATAAAGTGACCAGTCTAAGGGGCGTGGGAGAAAAGACGAAAAATCTTCTCAAAAAATTGGATATTGAGACGATAGAAGATCTGCTAAGGCACTATCCGCTGCGATATGAAAAGATGGAAGAACCAGTATTTTTTCATCCGACACAGCCGGGGGAGGAAATTAGTGTCTATGCACAGATTGTCAAACCATTGAACAATCGCATCTTTGGAAAAAAGAAAGTCACAACCGCTGTGCTGGAAGATCAAACGGGGAAAAAAGTCAATGTCATTTGGTACAATGCTGTCTACTTGGCGATGACATTAAAACTATTTACTCGCCATATTTTTGTGGGAAAAGTTATAGAAAAAAATGGGGTGCTAGAGATGGAGCACCCCAACATTTATGAGGTGGATGAATATGAGAAGCTATGTTTACACCTTCAAAGTGTTTATCCATTGACTAAGGGAATAACAAGTGGAGCAATGGCCAAGTTTGTGGCCGCAGCCTTGGGGCAAAGTGAGGATATGAACGAATTTTTGCCCGAAGCAATTCGGCAGAAGTTTTTACTCTGTGGTCTCAAAAAGGCTGTGGAAAAAATCCATTTTCCAAGAGATTTTTCTGAAGTGGTTATGGCGAGGAAGCGGCTTGCCTTTGATGAATTTTTCTTATTTTTATATTTGACAAAATTTGAGGCAAAATCAAGGAAGCATCTCCATTCTCTCTATTGCATAAAAAGATGTTCTATGCAACCATTCTTTGAAGCACTTCCCTTTGCCTTGACTTCTTCACAAAAAGAGGCAATGGAAGCTATTTTAGCTGATATGGCTTCAAATCAGGTGATGAATCGACTTGTGCAGGGCGATGTTGGTTCAGGAAAGACGGTGATTGCCTTTGCTGCCCTCTATGCAGTTATTCAACAGGGTTATCAGGGGGCATTGATGGTTCCGACAGAAGTTTTGGCTAAACAGCATCTATTGGCATTTGAAAAGCTTTTTTCCCATATCGATGGAAATTATCGGGTAGCACTGTTGACGGGCTCAATGACCAAAAAACAGCACGAAGAGGCCTACAAAAAAATAAAAAGTCATGAGATTGATGTTGTGATTGGGACCCATGCACTTTTACAAGATGGGGTAGAATTTGACAAACTTGCTCTTGTGATTGCGGATGAGCAGCATCGATTTGGTGTGATGCAGCGTCAAAATCTTGCACAAAAGGGGGCACAGCCTCATATTCTGGTGATGAGTGCAACACCGATACCAAGGACTCTGGCAGTGATTTTGTATGGGGATTTGGATGTGACGCAGATTTTTGTTAAACCACAGGGGAGATTACCAATTAAAAATGTAGTCATTGAACCAAAGGATCGAAAGAAAGCCTATGCCCATATTGCAAAGGAAGTACAAAAGGGGCATCAGGCCTATGTGATTTGTCCGATGGTCGAGGAAGGGGAGGAAAGTTCCCTTGAAAATGTGATGAATTATGGTGCGAAATTAAAAACATATTTTAATAATCGTTATTTTATAGAAATTTTGCACGGTAAGATGCAACAAAAAGAAAAAGATGATATAATGGAACGGTTCACACATGGAAAAATTGATATTTTGGTGTCGACAACGGTCATTGAAGTTGGCGTGGATGTACCCAAGGCCACGGTGATGATGATTGAAAATGCGGAGCGATTTGGACTTGCTTCCTTGCATCAGCTTCGAGGGCGTGTGGGGAGAAGCGATTTACAGAGCTATTGTATTTTTGTCCGAACATCAGAAAAGGAAAATGCGAAGAAGCGACTAGATGTCGTGGGAAATTCAAATGATGGTTTTTTCATTGCATCAGAGGATCTAAGGCTGCGTGGACCAGGTGAACTCTTTGGGATTGCCCAAAGTGGAGAGTTTGTATTTGGGATTGCAGACATATACAGTGACGCAGCAGAACTTGCAATGGCACAGCAGGCCTGTGCCATGATTTTTGAAGGGTGTGTTGACTGTACACAAAAAGAGCTGTATAGTCTAAAGGAGCAGATGGAAAAGTATAAAAAAAATTATTACAATCGGTTGAGTTTGTAGGGTGAGGAAAGGAAGAAATGGCAGAAGTAGAGAACAATGTGGCACAAACACAGGATGTCGTACTGACAAGAGTGCCCGTAGCGGATACGAAGGCAAAGAAAAAGACAACAGGAAGCAAGTGGTTAAAAGGGATAGGTTGTGGTATATTGGTGATTGCAGGTGCAATCAGCATTGGTTATGTCATCAAGGCACAGACCTTTAATAAAAAGTTTTTCCCAAACACCTATATCAATGGAATCAATGTCTCTTATATGACACCGGAGCAGGTGCAGGATATTATTAAGGGACAGATTGCAAATTATCAAATTGTCATCAAGTCAAGAGGCAATGGCGAGGAAATTTTTAAGGGCTCAAGTGTTGGTCTACACTATGTGCCAGATGAAACTTTAAAGAAAATGGTGGATGATCAAAAGATTTTACAGTGGCTTCCACATATGAAGAAAAAGGATGATTTGACAGTTGAAACCAATGTTGAACTCGATGAAGGTCTCTTTGATGGTTCTGTGGTCAAGTTAAAGGCACTGGATGAGGCGACATTTGTTGCTCCAGAAGATGCAAAAGTTTCTAGTTATGTCAGTGGAAAAGGATTTAGTATTGTTCCAGAAGTGGATGGAAATCAATTGGATGTGGCAAAGGCCAAGGAGGTCATTAAGCAATCTATGCTTACGATGCAGCCAGAGATTGATTTAGATGCAAATGGCAACAGTCTCTATGCCAATCCAAAGGTTCGTGCAAATGATACCCAATTGATTGAGGCAAAGGATGAGATGAATAAGTACGCTTCGGCAAAGATTACCTATTCTGTGGGTGAGACCTTGTCTGGTGAGACCATTAGCAAGTGGTTGAGCGTGGGTGGGGATGGAAAAGCAGTCATTAGTGATAGTAAGATTGCAGACTATGTCAAGTCTATGGCAAAGAAGTATGATACCTATAATAAGGCAAAGACTCTCCAGATGACAGGTGGCGGAACAGTGACCATCTCTGGCGGAAGTTATGGTTGGAAGATTAATCAAAGTGCAGAGGCAGCACAGATTAAAAAGATTATTACTGAGGGAAAACAAGTTTCAAGGGATTTTGTCTACTCGAGAAAGGCAGCTTCTCACGGAAGCAATGACTATGGCAATTCCTATGTCGAAGTCAATCTCTCCGCACAGAAGGTGTATTTTTACAAAAATGGAGGACTGGTGATTTCTTCAGATTTTGTATCTGGAAATCTTTCCAAGGGAATGGCGACACCAGGGGGAGCTTACAGCGTTGCTTATAAGCAAAAAGATGCGATCTTAAAGGGTCAAGGCTATGCCTCACCGGTAAGTTTTTGGATGCCATTTAATAATGGCATTGGCTTCCATGATGCCCCTTGGAGATCTTCATTTGGTGGATCCATTTATAAGACCAGTGGTTCCCATGGTTGTATTAATTTGCCACCATCTGTAGCCAAGGTATTTTATGAAAATATTAGCGAGGGATATCCAGTTCTTTGTTTCTATACCAATAGTGCGACAACGGCACCAGCTGCTGCACCAGTAGCACAGCCTTCACAGGCTCCAGAGGAAACAAAGGCTCCGACATCAGAGACAGTGGCCAATTCGGCACCAACAAAGTCTTCTGAGGCCGCTGCAGTGGAGGCACCAAAGGCCAATTAAGTAAGATAGTGGGGAAATGTGATGAGAGTAATTGCAGGAAAGGCAAGAAGACTCCAATTAAAGACAATCCCTGGCGATGCGACAAGACCAACGACAGATAAAATCAAGGAAACGATTTTTAATATGTTGATGCCGATTTTGCCTGAGTCAAGATTTTTAGATATCTTTTCAGGCAGTGGAGGCATAGCGATAGAAGCGCTCAGTAGGGGCGCTTCTTATGCTGTTTTGATTGAAAAAAATCCAAGAGCAGTGGAAATGATTCGGGAGAATTTAAAGACCACCCATCTAGCAGAGGATGCACGCATTATGCCGGGGGATTTTCGATATGGACTAAAAAAGTTAGAGCAGACAGAAAAGGAGCCATTTGACATTATATTCATGGATCCACCGTATAATCATCAAATGGAAAATGAGGTACTTGATATTTTAGAGAATTCTTCATTCATTGATGAGCATACCTTGATTATTGTGGAAATGTCTAAGGAGACGGATATTTCTACCATCTCTGACCAGATATGGGAGCTTACAAAAGTCAAAGAATATAAAACAAATAAGCATATATTTTTGCGAAGGAGATAAATATGAAGATTGCAGTATATCCAGGCAGTTTTGATCCTGTCACCCATGGACATATGGACATTATTCGCAGATCAGCTTCTGTATTTGACAAATTGATTGTTGGTGTCTTGCGCAATAAGTCAAAAAATCCATTGTTTACAGTGCAAGAGCGTGTTAAAATGATACAAGAAGTAACTTCAGATATAGAAAATGTTGAGGTTGTCGATTTTGACGGGTTATTAATTGACTTTGTTCACAAAGTAGGTGCAAAAGCCATTGTTCGAGGTCTACGTGCTGTGACAGACTTTGAATACGAGTTGCAGATGTCCTTGACGAATAAGGTCATTGCACCAGATGTAGAGACTGTATTTTTGACAACAAATTTACAATATTCATATCTAAGTTCTAGCATTGTCAAGGAGATTGCTTCCTACAATGGAGATATCAGCCACTTTGTGGACAAAAGAGTGGAAAAGGCTATACAGGATAAGATGAAATAACAAGGAGTGTCCATATGAGTAGAATTGAACAGATTATTGACGATATAGAGACATTTATCAATGGCTGCAAGATGGTTCCGCTTTCTTCGTCAAAAATCGCAGTAAACAAAGAAGAGATGAAGGAATATTTAGCTGATTTGCGGGAAGAAATTCCAGTGGAGATTAAACAATATCAGAGAGTATTGAGCAATCAGGAGGCGATTATTGCTGATGCGAAGTTACAAGCCAGCAGTATTGTGGCCAATGCCAATCGAATGACAGAGGAACTGACCAATGAACATGAGATTATGCAAAAGGCCTATGCTAGGGCAGAAGAGATGATACAAGAAGCACAATTACGAGCAGAG
This region of Lachnospiraceae bacterium oral taxon 096 genomic DNA includes:
- a CDS encoding vacuolar family H+-ATPase subunit H, with the protein product MSRIEQIIDDIETFINGCKMVPLSSSKIAVNKEEMKEYLADLREEIPVEIKQYQRVLSNQEAIIADAKLQASSIVANANRMTEELTNEHEIMQKAYARAEEMIQEAQLRAEDIVNNATAEANDVKTAAIQYTDELLSNVQSMLQSSLGGAQSKFDQFTSDLRLTIRTIDQNRNDLARSYNEVVPPEQNEQNDELESYDDGQQMGYYSNQE
- the coaD gene encoding pantetheine-phosphate adenylyltransferase encodes the protein MKIAVYPGSFDPVTHGHMDIIRRSASVFDKLIVGVLRNKSKNPLFTVQERVKMIQEVTSDIENVEVVDFDGLLIDFVHKVGAKAIVRGLRAVTDFEYELQMSLTNKVIAPDVETVFLTTNLQYSYLSSSIVKEIASYNGDISHFVDKRVEKAIQDKMK
- the recG gene encoding ATP-dependent DNA helicase RecG, which encodes MLQDKVTSLRGVGEKTKNLLKKLDIETIEDLLRHYPLRYEKMEEPVFFHPTQPGEEISVYAQIVKPLNNRIFGKKKVTTAVLEDQTGKKVNVIWYNAVYLAMTLKLFTRHIFVGKVIEKNGVLEMEHPNIYEVDEYEKLCLHLQSVYPLTKGITSGAMAKFVAAALGQSEDMNEFLPEAIRQKFLLCGLKKAVEKIHFPRDFSEVVMARKRLAFDEFFLFLYLTKFEAKSRKHLHSLYCIKRCSMQPFFEALPFALTSSQKEAMEAILADMASNQVMNRLVQGDVGSGKTVIAFAALYAVIQQGYQGALMVPTEVLAKQHLLAFEKLFSHIDGNYRVALLTGSMTKKQHEEAYKKIKSHEIDVVIGTHALLQDGVEFDKLALVIADEQHRFGVMQRQNLAQKGAQPHILVMSATPIPRTLAVILYGDLDVTQIFVKPQGRLPIKNVVIEPKDRKKAYAHIAKEVQKGHQAYVICPMVEEGEESSLENVMNYGAKLKTYFNNRYFIEILHGKMQQKEKDDIMERFTHGKIDILVSTTVIEVGVDVPKATVMMIENAERFGLASLHQLRGRVGRSDLQSYCIFVRTSEKENAKKRLDVVGNSNDGFFIASEDLRLRGPGELFGIAQSGEFVFGIADIYSDAAELAMAQQACAMIFEGCVDCTQKELYSLKEQMEKYKKNYYNRLSL
- a CDS encoding peptidoglycan binding domain-containing protein; protein product: MAEVENNVAQTQDVVLTRVPVADTKAKKKTTGSKWLKGIGCGILVIAGAISIGYVIKAQTFNKKFFPNTYINGINVSYMTPEQVQDIIKGQIANYQIVIKSRGNGEEIFKGSSVGLHYVPDETLKKMVDDQKILQWLPHMKKKDDLTVETNVELDEGLFDGSVVKLKALDEATFVAPEDAKVSSYVSGKGFSIVPEVDGNQLDVAKAKEVIKQSMLTMQPEIDLDANGNSLYANPKVRANDTQLIEAKDEMNKYASAKITYSVGETLSGETISKWLSVGGDGKAVISDSKIADYVKSMAKKYDTYNKAKTLQMTGGGTVTISGGSYGWKINQSAEAAQIKKIITEGKQVSRDFVYSRKAASHGSNDYGNSYVEVNLSAQKVYFYKNGGLVISSDFVSGNLSKGMATPGGAYSVAYKQKDAILKGQGYASPVSFWMPFNNGIGFHDAPWRSSFGGSIYKTSGSHGCINLPPSVAKVFYENISEGYPVLCFYTNSATTAPAAAPVAQPSQAPEETKAPTSETVANSAPTKSSEAAAVEAPKAN
- a CDS encoding DAK2 domain-containing protein, producing the protein MEQIDVVLLKRAFLSAAQNLEAKKDWINELNVFPVPDGDTGTNMTMTILEAAKAVAAADNDMTAVARAIASGSLRGARGNSGVILSQLLRGFTKVIQDAKQIDVMLLAAAMERATETAYHAVMKPKEGTILTVAKAMSERAIELAQESDDIVEFCAQVMNRGDEVLAQTPQMLPVLKQAGVVDSGGQGLMEVVRGAFYALSGKEVSADFLKEKSIVVKENAENVDTAHLSTSDIHFGYCTEFIIHLNKPMPLEEEDQLKDFLSSIGDSIVCVADEDVVKIHVHTNDPGLALQRALTYGALSRIKIDNMRQEHHERLIKDAQRVAMEQKKADEERRKPRKKYGCISVCAGSGLSEIFKGIGVDEVIEGGQTMNPSTEDILQAIEKVNADHIFIFPNNKNIILAAKQAAEVVQDKKVYVVETKTIPQGITAMLGFMPESEPEENLEEMTQQMKTISSLQVTYAVRDTSIDGVQIHKGDVMALGDQGILSAGEEINTVILEALKTVVTQDSELLSIYYGEDRKEDEAKALSSEIQKAYPSLEVELHLGNQPVYYYIISVE
- the rsmD gene encoding 16S rRNA (guanine(966)-N(2))-methyltransferase RsmD: MRVIAGKARRLQLKTIPGDATRPTTDKIKETIFNMLMPILPESRFLDIFSGSGGIAIEALSRGASYAVLIEKNPRAVEMIRENLKTTHLAEDARIMPGDFRYGLKKLEQTEKEPFDIIFMDPPYNHQMENEVLDILENSSFIDEHTLIIVEMSKETDISTISDQIWELTKVKEYKTNKHIFLRRR